AAATTAGCGATAATtttatgggttaaatatgtttttagtccctataaatacgTGACCCTGCACTTTTAGTCCCTGTACAAATTTTCTTAGAATCACGGTCCCTGCAAAATTTGACGTCACGATATTTCTTCCTCGGTGTTAGTTTCCTCTAACAGTGGATGACGTGGCATAGTTGACTTggaaaaaatttgaagttttcAGCATGGATTAAAGAATCAATTAATCCTTTCCAAATACTTTATGTTGCAACGTTATCTTCACAAACTCATTTTTCCCCAAACCCAAAAGAAAACCCTAGCTGCGCGTGGTTGTTCATCTCCATTGGTGGTCCCAGCTTCCTTGAGCTTCATTTTCTTGTCTCTGCATGGCCCTTCACTCTCATTGTCGTCTTCATTATCAGGGTCCCAGGTAAACTCATTTCTCCCAATTTAGTATTGTTAGGGTTTCGTATTTTAACTGTAGTCCAAACTGGGTTCGTAATTTATTTGATGTCAACCTAAATTTTTTACCCTAATATGCATGGCACAGGAAATGATCACGTTTAAAGTGGCGTTTTATATAAAAGGATGTTTTGTGAAAGATCCAGACATTAGATACGATGGTGGGGATGTAATAGGGTTTAACAACCAAGACATAGATTACTGGTCGTTTTTTGAAGCCCGTGACTTACTGAAAACCTTTGaacctgattttgatgaaaaaaCTATTTAGATGTGGTGGAAACCTGAAAATGGAACTTTTAAAGAAGATTTATTGCCATTTAGGGATGACTCCGATGCTGCTGAGTTAACAATGTTTGTTGTTGAGCATCAATGTGATGCTGAGAGAGGAGGAAGGGTAAACTAGGTGATGAGGATAACTGTGATGATGAATCAAGTGATGAGTCAGTTAGGGATATGCATTTTGATGATAGTGAGGAGGAAATAATGAAAGGGTTTGATGAAGAAATGGATGGTATGGTGGATGAAATTGGTGTTGATCATATTAATCAATCTAATCCTTGTGCCTCAAGTGAACCAGTTAAGAAAATATGTGTCACAGAAGAAATGGGGAAGCAACAAGTAATTGAAGATGAATACGTGACAGATAAGTTGGACAGTGAGGCTGAAGATGACAGTTCTGATGAAAGGCCTTGTGTAATAAGGTTCAATGAGGAAGATAAACTGAGTAAGGACTATGTCTTCAAAGTAGGAATGGAGTTTCGTTCCTTGAGACAGTTTAAGGATGCCATACTTGAGCATAATATGCTAAATGGAAGGGATGTGAAGTTTGGGAAAAATGATTCTAATAGATGTAAGGTGGTTTGCAAGGATAAGAAGAAATGTAATTATACAGTTTTGTGCAGTAGAGTATTAACATCCACAGCTTTTAGGATAAAAACACTGTATGCAAAACACAAGTGTGGgagaattttttttaacaaaagtgCTAAGGCAGAGTGGGTTGCTAAGGTTATTGTAGATGGTCTGAAGAATAATACTAAGATGAAACTACATGAGGTAGTCGCTGATATCAGACAAAGGTACTCCACTGAAATCCTAGGGTGCAAGGCATTTAGGGCAAGGAAAATTTAAAGACAGATAGTTGAGGGGGGTTCAAGTAAACAATTTAGTATGTTGTGGTCTTATGGTGCTGAGTTGATAAGGGCTTCAGCAGGTAATACCTTCAAAATCAACACTACTACCCTAGCTCCAAGATTGAAGCCTATATTTGAGAGGTGTTACATTTGCTTTGATGGGACAAAAAAACACTGACAAATAAGGCATGCAGACCCTTTATTGGCTTGGATGGATTCCACTTGAAACACAAATATGGTGGTATTTTACTGACTGCAGTGGGCAGAGATCCAAATGCCCAGTATCTTCCAGTTGCTTTTGCTCTAGTTGATAGTGAAACAAAAGACTCATGGAGCTGGTTTATGAAGTTACTTATTGAAGATATTGGAGATGGCAGATGGTGTTTCATATCTGATCAACAGAAGGTAATATTTAgttactttttattattatttactgATCATACTTACCATTAGATACTTACCATTATTTTAACTCTTTTCCACTGTTGTTTGAATAGGGACTGGTTCAAGTGTTTGAAGAGGAGTACCTAGCTTATGAGTATAGATTTTGTTTAAGACACTTATATACAAACTTCAAAAAGAAGTTTGGTGGAGGAACTTTGTTCAGAGATCTCGTGATGGAAGCTGCCAAGGCTACCTATTTTGAGGCACATGAAGCAAAAATGCTCATTATCAAGGAGGCCAAATTGGAAGCTTATGAGTGGTTGAAGGCTATTCCCAAGAAAAATGGTGTAAGAAAAATGTGCAACTTGTTGTTATAGATGTCCCAACCAACAATGTGCCTAGTGAAGATGTGCCAACAAACAATGTACCTAGTGAAGATGCTCCAACAAAAAATGTATCTAATGAAGAAGTGCCAACGCAGGCCAGTCAAACAGCCCAGGAAAATATGGCagtaaaaaaaaaaggtattcaACTGACTTTTTATGTGATATTTAGTTACCTTTATCTTCATCAACTGAATTGTTTTCTTGAACTGACTTATTTTATCCAGGGTATGCCTAAGGCCAAAGCTTCAAAAAAATGTCAAGTCTAGAAAAACAAAGATGAAATCAACTGGCTCTCAAACTTTGAATGATGGAGCTGGAACCAGGGGGCATCACAACTATCACAATCTTCACCTATTGATAAATACATTGAATGGGATGCTGCAACACTAGAGGCCTTGCTGGATTGGGATGATATCTTAAACATTCAGCCTTTGTGTGTGGATACTTCACCCATGAAGCAAAAAGATACTGCTGAAACCGTTGACCCTGCTGCAACAATGAAGTCTCAACCAACAATAGATAAAGAACCAACTGCTGCAACTACTGCTACCAAGCCCAAGGATGGACCTAGAATTTTCTTTGGCCCAGCTCCAAAAAAGGCTAAGACCAAATCATTCATACCACCAACCTCTTCATCAACACAAGTACATGTCAAACTACCAGCATCATCTTCGACACAGGTGCAGACCAATGCCAAAAAAAAGTAAAAGTGATGTTCAAGTGGCAAATAGGCAAAGTGACAGACTGAGGAGCCTCAAGACAAAGGCTATTGCAGGTCCAGGAAAAAAACCAGATGACCCTTTGGTGATCACTGAGGAGGATGAAGCCATAGAAGATTCAACTAGTGGTGTCATCAAGACAAAGAAATGGGATGACATATATAAAGGCCTAACTCAGTGATTGAAGCCTGAACTGATTATGTTTTGGAACCTTTTTTGTAATCATATGTTTAACTCTGCATGTCTGTTATGTTACTTGTAATCTTTTGGAACCTTTTTTGTTTAACTAAAGTGATCAAACTATCTGAAATGTACTGATGACGAACCTTATTCAAGGTCACCTTATTATGTCAATTTCAAGTTATGTCTACTACTTATTATTGAAGATATCGATTTATATGTTACTTATTATGGAACATGTCAAACTATAGATCTCTTATAATATGGAACATGTCAAATTATAGGTCACTAATTATGGGTCACTAATTATGGATCACTTATAATAGGGAACATGTCAAATTATAGGTCTTATGACAACAACATTAACAGACAATTATTAAACCCATACTGCAACATTGTCAAATTATAGGTcttataacaacaacattaacaaacaattattaaaccCATACTACAACATTGTATTTCATTTCAGAAACAAACAATTACAAATTGACCATCCTTCAACATTTACAATgaacaaacaattattaaaccCATACTGCAACAttaacaaacaattattaaaccCATCTTTCAACATTTACATTTCATTAGAAAATACAAATTGACCATGAACGAAATAGCAATGCAAATTGTCTTCATCTTTCCACAAAATCCATCTGACTTCTGTTGGATCAGCAATTCCACATTCCTCTTCATTGCTGACTCATATAACTCCTTCAAGGTTTCAACAGATTGCATCTCCCTTATCTTAGTTGAATCATCTGTCCATTCTTCATCTAAAATCTTGATGACATCGTGCCTTGGTCCCGTATCATCATCCCATTCAAAGAGATTGCATGTTTCCTCGCTTTATCAAAAGGGACATCTCTAGAAGAGTCTCCCTCAATTACAACCGTTCTTGCAACGATACGAAATCATACAAAGATTGTAGTCACACATTCTCCATCTACGATTGCTCACACTTGTTGACTGAACTGAAACCGATTTGCTTCTAATTGAAGAAGACACCATAGCTTGTGTATCGACTAAGCACGATGAACAAAAATAAAGAAGCAGATGAACATTATTGAGGAAGAGGGTGAGAGACATGATTTGGTGGCAGAGAGAAGAATGAGTAAATGTTTTAGGGTTTAGTCATGGAGTAAAGAACATTATTATAAACACCAATCAACGTGTCACATAACAAACATACACTTGACAAGACACGTCATCCTCCGTTAGTGAaaactaacgggagggaccaTATAAGGTGACATCAAATTTTATAGACTATTATtcggaaaaaaaatttaaaaggactaaaaatgcaggatcGCGTATTTATAGGAACCCTGACATAattaaccctatttttattatataaacaaGTAAGTTATTTGCAATAAACTCATAATTGACTGAACATGATAGTTTTTATAGTTGATTTATTTTCTATAGTTGTTTAAAGGTTGATGTATGAATTAAGACATTTCATGGACAAAAGTTGTTACATTTTATAATGCATTAATTGTCATTctaattttgatttgaatttgaatattatcaattatttatcaattttattGTAAAGTTTTAAATTAATGAATAAAATCTATATTATCTCATAATTTTGTATATTGACATGTAAGGGGCTGAGACTTTTGGAAGAATGGGTACCTTTAGTCAATTTGTTGAAataaagaaatataatttgaTGAATAAATATATTACTAATTAACAGTTTCACAATCAATTTTCTTCAGAAAAGTAGCAAAGTGCTTATTCAACTTATGCAGTGGATTACAGATTCGATAGTGCCACTCACATGCAACGTGCCAATTGTATATTGTTTCGTCTCTATCTGAACAGTATATACAAAAAAAAGTACACAACACTTTGTTCTACAGTTGAATATTATTGCTTTTTTGACTGATTCAGATATAGGTGCTATTTATCTGGATAATGTAATTATCTAAAAATGTATATttcataataaaatattattggtCATCatcatttcaattaaaaaaatatagtcaATTATCTGAgttatttttttaactaataaattcactaactaaaaataataaaaatattttatatactccatatattttgaaaatattgtgGTGATTACGTGGCATGATGTGATAGGTGAACTGTAATTAATTTTGTCAAAGGTCTTATAAATTCTTGTCCTCTCTCATAATAATAACACAAAAAGATTCCTCATTTTTTTCTATCCACACTGTTGCATGTAACAAACAAACTCAAGTTTCTTCATTCTTATCTTCCATGGCTTCAGATTCCAGTTCAAATCTAAGAATCACCATTGAAAGAAATCCATCTCAAACACGTTTATCTGAACTAAACATCAAGTGCTGGCCCAAGTAAGCatttataatcacttttttttgtttcattttttgtattaatataattatataacataaactcttttttttttttttgtaatggggGGTGTGAAAATAAAAAGATGGGGTTGTTCACCAGGAAAGTATCAGTTGAAATTTGATGCAGAAGAAACATGCTATTTATTGAAAGGAAAAGTGAAAGCATACACAAAAGGGTCATCAGATTTTGTAGAGTTTGGAGCTGGAGATTTAGTGACAATTCCTAAAGGACTGAGTTGTACTTGGGATGTTTCTGTTGCTGTTGATAAGTACTACAAATTtgaatcatcttcttcttcatctttacCATCTTGTTAATTATTAGTAGTTGTAGCAAGTAGTAATGttgtattgaaattaaatttagctTTTATAGTGTTTTGATTCAATTTTTGTGGTTTGAGAATGAATGAGATGCTTCTGACATTATTATAGTATTTATTATAGTCAAAGATAGAGTCAAATGAATGTTATGTTCAAACCAACCTAACCCATACGTGTTATGCTAGAATTTAAAACGCCGCTTTTATTATTCCTTTGACTGGTCAACGATATGGAAATATTATCATTATTCAATTCAATGATAGTATAgtattaaattattaatgttgAGTCACGTAGCTCACTTGGGGAATTCATTTATGATTGGGACTGTCCATTTCTTGTAATTGAATTATGTTTATAAATCTAAAGTAGTTTTATAGTGAGGACAAGTGACATTCACTTTTATCAATTCATCTTAAAAGAgtatttgtatttaatttaaaCTTTGCAAGACCCGCAATTAGGGCTGACAATGAACTAAACTAACTTGAAAATAGTTCAAAAttcgattcgaaaattaaattGTTGAACTAAAccaaatgagctgaacttgaactatacatagttcgactcgttaggctcatgagtcaactcgattatatatgaaaTAGATTgtattgtctttaagagtaggtttgaagatttgctctaaattttagtatcatattttattttaatctaacggttataattgataatttatattctcaagtgagaaaaatatttctacaaataattatacaaataaaattaacattgtacaaatttcaatcttataacttttattttatttttatattttttatttaaaaaatattaatttcaaatttcaaatatatatatatatatatatatatatatatatatatatatatatatatatatatatatatatataaaagtagactttaaaaaatcacttttaagtccgtgaaataagcgagttgaacctaacaagagtaatctaacgagttgaaccgagaagttcgtgaacttctaacaagtcgagtttgaactgaaaaaaagttcgtgataaacttgaactcgaactcaaactcggccaattcttaacgagtcgagtttgagctggaaaAAAAATTCGTCTTAAACCCGAACTCggtcaattcttaacgagtcaaactgagctgagacgagttcgactcgactcgactcatttccaactCTACCCGCAATTGTGCCAGAGGAGAAATGATATCATGACACAATTCTATACACCTACATTAAATACACTGTCACAAATACACGAacagtatttttattattattttaaatttttgatatatatttttattttctttaaaattacttttggttaatgaaatattaaaatttagttAATACAATTCAAAAtttggttaatatatattttgatataaaaagTTAATATGTATATCGTTCAGATTTTGGTTAATAGTTTGTATAAAGTTGATTAATACAATTCATAACATGGTTAATGAGTTCTCAAACataaattaaatagtaaaataaaattggttaatagaATATACAAATTGGTTAATACATTGATAATTTAGTGTCAGAACATGGTTAATACTatgtattttattggttaatgaagtattgaaagtttaatgaattataagtaaaatatgtgattaatgacatatatttttgtgattaatacaattgtgaagttggttaatgacataaccttatatttatgttataaaataaattttataaataaatatttttataaatatatggtGTAGAAAGTGGTGTCAAGATAGCATTGTTGGTGCCTGAGGTATAAATCCTAAGACACAATTAATGAATTTGGTTATCATATAgagaaatatatttttataataactctacgatttaaaatcaatcccTCAGATTTTACTCTTATTTTaagagacaataattaatagatagattctgaTTTAGATACATATCACTTAAATGCATATAtctaaaagttctcagttctcataataaccaaagttctcatttgatacgtcttcatatatatatatatatatatatatatatatatatatatatatatatatatatatatatatatatatatatatatatatatatatatatatatatatatatatatatatatatatatatatatatatatatatatatatatatatatatataaaacattaaaaatatataacacaatttttaaaatatgaaaacatATAGCCATCGGTTATAATTGGAAGAAATCTTCAAATTTTGACTCAATAAAAAACATATTGACTTAAATTTTTTGTTAATCTATCCATGAATATCAAGATGATGATAAAGATAGCATCATATAAGTAAGATTATGGGTTACACATAATTTCTGAGTCAAATGTATTTActtttttgtcttttattttatcgaaataataattattttatcttaaaactatataaataaatacttttaagaaaaatatttgttaACATATGTCCTAAGAGGACATGTTAGCATTACTCATAACTTAatacattatttaaaaaattttacaCATTAAAGAAATACAAATAGGGCGCTGGACTTTGTAGGAAGAATCACAGTTCGATCTCCCGCAATTATAATTGTGAGAAGGCTAAAATCACTTGATACAAGAATTGACCCCAACTCAGAATCACAGTTCGATCTCCCGTAATTATAATTGTGAGAAGGCTAAAATCACTTGATACAAGAATTGACCCCAACTCAGATCAGACGGTCTAGTGGACCTGATATTagtggtgtgtgtgtgtgtgagagagagagagagagacttaTAGATGAGCTATTGATAGGGGTGGCATACGGGCAcgcccgccccgtttaggtccgcaccgcaaaagcccgcgaaaaaacggggcgggcttttttaagagtgcAGGCCTAAAACTTTGTCccaccccgcaaaaaagtgaaggCGGGGCtaggaaagcccgcgggcattcgactttttaggcctaaaaatagtaaaattctatgaaaaaacaaatgtccgcaaaagcccacaaaaaatagggcggggcggacacattagaaagagcgggcctaaaaccttgccccgcccgtgaaaaagtgcgggtaaaacggacttttcccgcgggccgggcccgttttgccacccctaactaTTGATATTGTCCTCTTGGCGTGGAAATGGTTTGGGGCTTTAAAAGGGAGTCCAATTAATTATGATTTTGTTAATTGGCTTGATGATTCGTTGAATTGTTTGAGGTAGTTTTCATATTATTAATAGGATCTCTTTTGATCTTTTGTATTAGGACTGAGTACCTCTTATACTCATATTAATACAATTTTGCTTTATGAAAAACAGAATGGGCATAGTCTTATATTGTGAGAATCCCAATAATAGAACAATTTGAAGGTTTTGTCACAAATTACATTGTTATCTCTACAAATTATTTAACAAAAATACACTTTtttctaataattaaaatactaataattttGGAAAACTCAGTTTTAGTTTGCCATAATCTATTtctatttcaattaaattaattttagttaaGGTATAAACGAGCATGTCCGTCCTGTTTAAGTTCGCCCCGTAAAAGCCCACAAAAAACAGGACGGGGTGGGACATGCATAATTAAGGTGCATGTCTAAAATTTTGCTCCACATAAAAAAAATGGAGACTTTGCACCTTTTCAACCTAAAAGTATAAAATTTCACATAAATTTCAATGCCTGAAAAAAAACGGAGGGCGGGACTAACATATTAAAAATTGTGAACCTAAAATTTTGACGTGTCCCACAAAAAAGTGCAGGCATAACAGGAATGTCCAACAGACCAAATCCATTTTGTCACCCCTAATTTTACCGGTATTTGTTGCAGTATTTGTTAATACAAATTC
The Vicia villosa cultivar HV-30 ecotype Madison, WI linkage group LG6, Vvil1.0, whole genome shotgun sequence genome window above contains:
- the LOC131612425 gene encoding uncharacterized protein LOC131612425, with translation MASDSSSNLRITIERNPSQTRLSELNIKCWPKWGCSPGKYQLKFDAEETCYLLKGKVKAYTKGSSDFVEFGAGDLVTIPKGLSCTWDVSVAVDKYYKFESSSSSSLPSC